The following coding sequences are from one Xiphophorus couchianus chromosome 22, X_couchianus-1.0, whole genome shotgun sequence window:
- the LOC114137923 gene encoding vinculin-like isoform X4, which yields MPVFHTKTIESILEPVAQQISHLVIMHEEGEVDGKAIPDLSVPVAAVQAAVSNLVRVGKETVQTTEDQVMKRDMPPAFIKVENSCSKLVQAAQMLKADPYSVPARDYLIDGSRGILSGTSDLLLTFDEAEVRKIIRVCKGILEYLTVAEVVETMEDLITYTKNLGPGMTKMSKMIEERQQELTHQEHRQMLVSSMNTIKELLPVLISAIKIFVATKSSRGAGIEEAEKNRRFTFEKMSAEINEIIRVLQLTTWDEDAWANKDMEALKRSLALIESKMAQAKSWLKDPQGQPGDPGEVALRVILDEAGKVGELCAGRERKDILATTRALGQMTDQIGDLRVRGQGQTPGCMQRAGQCLQGLDLLFGKVDSAARRLEALINSKQAIARRLDAAQAWLADPNGGPEGEENIRALLAEAKRIADLCEDPKERDDILRSINEIAGLTARLMELRKQGKGDSPEARALAKQIGAALLNLQSKTNRAVANMRPAKPAVTLEGKMEQALRWVNNPGVDDRGVGQAAIRGMVGEGKRLAGGLLGPYRQDMVGRCDRTEGLMTALADMASRGEAEAPHARAAAAQLQDTLKDLRQHMQEVMTQEVSDVFSDTTTPVKLLAVAATAPPDAPNRQEVFEERAGNFETHAGRLGATAEKAAAVGTANKSTVEGIHAAVKHARELTPQVTSAARILLKNPGNKAAYEHFDTMKNQWIDNVERLTGLVDEAIDTKSLLDASEEAIKKDIDKCRVAMANVQPQMLVAGATSIARRANRVLLVAKREVENSEDPRFRDTVKHASDILSHTISPMVMDAKAVAGNIQDKGLQKAYLDSCQRILAAVGKVREAFQPQEPDFPPPPPDLDQLHVSDEQAPPKPPLPEGELPPPRPPPPEEKDEEFPEQKVGEVLSEPMMVAARQLHDEARKWSSKPEDEEAVEEREVDDEDEFTDGEDDYEPELLMMPSNQPVNQPILAAAQSLHQEARKWSSKGNDIIAAAKRMALLMAEMSRLVRGGSGNKRALIQCAKDIAKASDEVTRLAKEVAKQCTDRRIRTNLLQVCERIPTISTQLKILSTVKATMLGRTNISEEESEQATEMLVHNAQNLMQSVKETVREAEAASIKIRTDAGFTLRWVRKTPWYQ from the exons ATGCCGGTGTTTCACACCAAgaccattgagagcatcctggAGCCGGTGGCCCAGCAGATCTCCCACCTGGTCATCATGCATGAGGAGGGGGAGGTGGATGGGAAAGCCATCCCGGACCTGTCGGTGCCGGTGGCCGCGGTGCAGGCGGCTGTGAGCAACCTTGTGCGG GTGGGGAAGGAAACTGTTCAAACCACAGAGGACCAGGTGATGAAGAGAGACATGCCTCCTGCTTTTATTAA GGTGGAGAACTCGTGCTCGAAGCTCGTTCAGGCAGCTCAGATGCTTAAGGCAGATCCATACTCTGTTCCTGCGAGGGATTACCTGATCGATGGATCCAGAGGAATTCTGTCTGGAACGAGTGACCTACTCCTTACCTTTGATGAAGCAGAG GTGCGTAAGATAATCCGTGTGTGTAAAGGTATCCTCGAGTATTTGACAGTAGCTGAAGTGGTGGAGACCATGGAAGATCTCATCACTTACACAAAAAATCTCGGACCAG GCATGACGAAGATGTCAAAGATGATTGAGGAGCGGCAGCAGGAGCTGACCCACCAAGAGCACCGACAGATGCTCGTCAGCTCCATGAACACCATCAAGGAGCTGCTGCCTGTTCTCATCTCAG CTATAAAGATTTTTGTGGCAACCAAAAGCAGCCGAGGAGCCGGCATTGAGGAGGCTGAGAAGAACCGAAGGTTTACGTTTGAGAAGATGAGCGCCGAAATCAACGAGATCATCAGAGTCTTACAGCTCACCACGTGGGATGAAGACGCCTGGGCAAACAAG GACATGGAGGCCCTGAAAAGATCTCTGGCTTTGATTGAATCAAAGATGGCACAGGCTAAAAGCTGGCTCAAAGACCCACAGGGACAGCCAG GAGACCCTGGCGAGGTGGCGCTGCGTGTCATTCTGGACGAAGCTGGTAAGGTGGGAGAGCTGTGCGCTGGGAGGGAGAGGAAGGACATACTGGCAACCACCAGGGCTCTGGGGCAGATGACTGACCAGATTGGAGATCTGCGTGTCAG AGGCCAGGGCCAGACTCCAGGGTGCATGCAGCGCGCAGGCCAGTGCTTACAGGGCTTAGATCTGCTCTTTGGCAAAGTGGACAGTGCTGCTCGGAGACTAGAGGCTCTAATCAACTCAAAGCAGGCCATTGCCAGGAGGCTGGATGCTGCCCAG GCATGGTTGGCCGATCCTAATGGTGGTCCTGAGGGAGAGGAGAACATCCGAGCGCTTCTAGCGGAGGCCAAACGCATCGCAGACCTCTGTGAAGACCCCAAGGAGAGGGACGACATCCTGCGCTCCATAAACGAGATAGCAGGACTCACCGCCCGGCTCATGGAGCTGCGCAAACA GGGTAAAGGCGACAGCCCAGAGGCCCGAGCTCTGGCAAAGCAGATTGGAGCGGCTCTGCTAAACCTGCAGTCCAAGACCAACCGGGCGGTGGCCAACATGAGACCAGCAAAGCCTGCTGtcacgctggagggcaaaatgGAGCAGGCTCTGCGCTGGGTGAATAATCCCGGGGTGGATGACAGAGGCGTAG GCCAGGCAGCAATCAGAGGAATGGTTGGAGAAGGGAAGAGGCTGGCGGGAGGCCTGTTGGGTCCGTACCGGCAGGACATGGTCGGGCGCTGCGACCGAACAGAGGGGCTGATGACAGCTTTGGCAGACATGGCAAGCAGGGGAGAGGCTGAGGCTCCTCATGCCCGAGCCGCAGCGGCACAACTTCAGGACACCCTCAAG GACCTGAGGCAGCATATGCAGGAGGTGATGACCCAGGAGGTATCCGATGTTTTCAGCGACACCACCACCCCCGTCAAGCTGCTGGCGGTGGCTGCAACTGCTCCTCCTGATGCGCCCAACAGGCAGGAG GTCTTTGAAGAACGTGCAGGGAACTTTGAAACCCATGCTGGACGACTGGGAGCAACCGCAGAGAAGGCCGCCGCTGTGGGAACGGCGAATAAGAGCACAGTGGAGGGAATTCATGCTGCCGTGAAACATGCCAGGGAGCTGACGCCACAG GTGACTTCTGCTGCTCGGATCTTGCTAAAAAATCCAGGAAACAAAGCAGCCTATGAGCACTTTGACACCATGAAGAACCAGTGGATTGACAATGTGGAGAGACTGACCG GTCTGGTCGACGAAGCCATAGACACCAAATCCTTGTTGGATGCTTCTGAGGAAGCCATTAAAAAAGACATTGACAAGTGCCGAGTTGCCATGGCAAACGTTCAGCCCCAAATGCTCGTTGCCGGGGCAACAAGCATAGCGAGACGAGCTAACCGGGTCTTGTTGGTGGCCAAGAGGGAAGTGGAGAACTCTGAAGATCCCCGGTTTAGAGATACTGTAAAACATGCGTCTGACATCCTCTCACACACCATCTCACCCATGGTGATGGACGCCAAGGCTGTGGCTGGGAACATACAAGACAAAG GCCTACAGAAAGCATATTTGGACTCTTGTCAAAGGATCTTGGCTGCAGTGGGAAAAGTCAGAGAAGCCTTCCAGCCTCAGGAACCAGACTTCCCGCCTCCGCCTCCTGACCTGGACCAGCTCCAT GTTAGTGATGAACAGGCTCCACCTAAACCCCCGCTGCCGGAGGGTGAGTTGCCTCCACCCCGTCCTCCTCCCCCGGAGGAGAAGGACGAGGAGTTCCCGGAGCAGAAGGTCGGCGAGGTGCTCAGCGAACCCATGATGGTGGCGGCCAGGCAACTGCATGACGAAGCGCGCAAGTGGTCAAGCAAA CCTGAGGATGAGGAGGCAGTAGAGGAGAGGGAGGTAGATGATGAAGATGAGTTTACTGATGGTGAGGATGACTATGAGCCAGAGCTGCTGATGATGCCGTCCAACCAGCCTGTCAATCAGCCCATTCTGGCAGCTGCCCAGTCTCTCCACCAGGAGGCTCGCAAGTGGTCCAGCAAG GGTAATGACATCATAGCAGCAGCCAAGCGGATGGCTCTGCTGATGGCTGAAATGTCTCGGCTGGTGCGTGGCGGGAGCGGAAACAAGCGAGCGCTGATTCAGTGCGCAAAAGACATTGCCAAGGCCTCGGATGAGGTGACGAGACTGGCTAAAGAAGTGGCCAAGCAGTGCACAGACAGACGCATCAGGACGAATCTGCTGCAG GTTTGTGAACGAATTCCCACCATCAGCACTCAGCTGAAGATCCTTTCCACTGTCAAAGCTACCATGCTGGGACGGACAAACATTAGCGAAGAGGAGTCAGAGCAG GCTACGGAGATGTTGGTTCACAACGCCCAGAATTTGATGCAGTCTGTAAAGGAGACAGTGCGAGAAGCAGAAGCTGCCTCCATTAAAATCCGCACAGATGCAGGATTCACCCTCCGCTGGGTGCGCAAGACGCCCTGGTACCAATGA
- the LOC114137923 gene encoding vinculin-like isoform X7: protein MPVFHTKTIESILEPVAQQISHLVIMHEEGEVDGKAIPDLSVPVAAVQAAVSNLVRVGKETVQTTEDQVMKRDMPPAFIKVENSCSKLVQAAQMLKADPYSVPARDYLIDGSRGILSGTSDLLLTFDEAEVRKIIRVCKGILEYLTVAEVVETMEDLITYTKNLGPGMTKMSKMIEERQQELTHQEHRQMLVSSMNTIKELLPVLISAIKIFVATKSSRGAGIEEAEKNRRFTFEKMSAEINEIIRVLQLTTWDEDAWANKDMEALKRSLALIESKMAQAKSWLKDPQGQPGDPGEVALRVILDEAGKVGELCAGRERKDILATTRALGQMTDQIGDLRVRGQGQTPGCMQRAGQCLQGLDLLFGKVDSAARRLEALINSKQAIARRLDAAQAWLADPNGGPEGEENIRALLAEAKRIADLCEDPKERDDILRSINEIAGLTARLMELRKQGKGDSPEARALAKQIGAALLNLQSKTNRAVANMRPAKPAVTLEGKMEQALRWVNNPGVDDRGVGQAAIRGMVGEGKRLAGGLLGPYRQDMVGRCDRTEGLMTALADMASRGEAEAPHARAAAAQLQDTLKDLRQHMQEVMTQEVSDVFSDTTTPVKLLAVAATAPPDAPNRQEVFEERAGNFETHAGRLGATAEKAAAVGTANKSTVEGIHAAVKHARELTPQVTSAARILLKNPGNKAAYEHFDTMKNQWIDNVERLTGLVDEAIDTKSLLDASEEAIKKDIDKCRVAMANVQPQMLVAGATSIARRANRVLLVAKREVENSEDPRFRDTVKHASDILSHTISPMVMDAKAVAGNIQDKGLQKAYLDSCQRILAAVGKVREAFQPQEPDFPPPPPDLDQLHVSDEQAPPKPPLPEGELPPPRPPPPEEKDEEFPEQKVGEVLSEPMMVAARQLHDEARKWSSKGNDIIAAAKRMALLMAEMSRLVRGGSGNKRALIQCAKDIAKASDEVTRLAKEVAKQCTDRRIRTNLLQVCERIPTISTQLKILSTVKATMLGRTNISEEESEQATEMLVHNAQNLMQSVKETVREAEAASIKIRTDAGFTLRWVRKTPWYQ, encoded by the exons ATGCCGGTGTTTCACACCAAgaccattgagagcatcctggAGCCGGTGGCCCAGCAGATCTCCCACCTGGTCATCATGCATGAGGAGGGGGAGGTGGATGGGAAAGCCATCCCGGACCTGTCGGTGCCGGTGGCCGCGGTGCAGGCGGCTGTGAGCAACCTTGTGCGG GTGGGGAAGGAAACTGTTCAAACCACAGAGGACCAGGTGATGAAGAGAGACATGCCTCCTGCTTTTATTAA GGTGGAGAACTCGTGCTCGAAGCTCGTTCAGGCAGCTCAGATGCTTAAGGCAGATCCATACTCTGTTCCTGCGAGGGATTACCTGATCGATGGATCCAGAGGAATTCTGTCTGGAACGAGTGACCTACTCCTTACCTTTGATGAAGCAGAG GTGCGTAAGATAATCCGTGTGTGTAAAGGTATCCTCGAGTATTTGACAGTAGCTGAAGTGGTGGAGACCATGGAAGATCTCATCACTTACACAAAAAATCTCGGACCAG GCATGACGAAGATGTCAAAGATGATTGAGGAGCGGCAGCAGGAGCTGACCCACCAAGAGCACCGACAGATGCTCGTCAGCTCCATGAACACCATCAAGGAGCTGCTGCCTGTTCTCATCTCAG CTATAAAGATTTTTGTGGCAACCAAAAGCAGCCGAGGAGCCGGCATTGAGGAGGCTGAGAAGAACCGAAGGTTTACGTTTGAGAAGATGAGCGCCGAAATCAACGAGATCATCAGAGTCTTACAGCTCACCACGTGGGATGAAGACGCCTGGGCAAACAAG GACATGGAGGCCCTGAAAAGATCTCTGGCTTTGATTGAATCAAAGATGGCACAGGCTAAAAGCTGGCTCAAAGACCCACAGGGACAGCCAG GAGACCCTGGCGAGGTGGCGCTGCGTGTCATTCTGGACGAAGCTGGTAAGGTGGGAGAGCTGTGCGCTGGGAGGGAGAGGAAGGACATACTGGCAACCACCAGGGCTCTGGGGCAGATGACTGACCAGATTGGAGATCTGCGTGTCAG AGGCCAGGGCCAGACTCCAGGGTGCATGCAGCGCGCAGGCCAGTGCTTACAGGGCTTAGATCTGCTCTTTGGCAAAGTGGACAGTGCTGCTCGGAGACTAGAGGCTCTAATCAACTCAAAGCAGGCCATTGCCAGGAGGCTGGATGCTGCCCAG GCATGGTTGGCCGATCCTAATGGTGGTCCTGAGGGAGAGGAGAACATCCGAGCGCTTCTAGCGGAGGCCAAACGCATCGCAGACCTCTGTGAAGACCCCAAGGAGAGGGACGACATCCTGCGCTCCATAAACGAGATAGCAGGACTCACCGCCCGGCTCATGGAGCTGCGCAAACA GGGTAAAGGCGACAGCCCAGAGGCCCGAGCTCTGGCAAAGCAGATTGGAGCGGCTCTGCTAAACCTGCAGTCCAAGACCAACCGGGCGGTGGCCAACATGAGACCAGCAAAGCCTGCTGtcacgctggagggcaaaatgGAGCAGGCTCTGCGCTGGGTGAATAATCCCGGGGTGGATGACAGAGGCGTAG GCCAGGCAGCAATCAGAGGAATGGTTGGAGAAGGGAAGAGGCTGGCGGGAGGCCTGTTGGGTCCGTACCGGCAGGACATGGTCGGGCGCTGCGACCGAACAGAGGGGCTGATGACAGCTTTGGCAGACATGGCAAGCAGGGGAGAGGCTGAGGCTCCTCATGCCCGAGCCGCAGCGGCACAACTTCAGGACACCCTCAAG GACCTGAGGCAGCATATGCAGGAGGTGATGACCCAGGAGGTATCCGATGTTTTCAGCGACACCACCACCCCCGTCAAGCTGCTGGCGGTGGCTGCAACTGCTCCTCCTGATGCGCCCAACAGGCAGGAG GTCTTTGAAGAACGTGCAGGGAACTTTGAAACCCATGCTGGACGACTGGGAGCAACCGCAGAGAAGGCCGCCGCTGTGGGAACGGCGAATAAGAGCACAGTGGAGGGAATTCATGCTGCCGTGAAACATGCCAGGGAGCTGACGCCACAG GTGACTTCTGCTGCTCGGATCTTGCTAAAAAATCCAGGAAACAAAGCAGCCTATGAGCACTTTGACACCATGAAGAACCAGTGGATTGACAATGTGGAGAGACTGACCG GTCTGGTCGACGAAGCCATAGACACCAAATCCTTGTTGGATGCTTCTGAGGAAGCCATTAAAAAAGACATTGACAAGTGCCGAGTTGCCATGGCAAACGTTCAGCCCCAAATGCTCGTTGCCGGGGCAACAAGCATAGCGAGACGAGCTAACCGGGTCTTGTTGGTGGCCAAGAGGGAAGTGGAGAACTCTGAAGATCCCCGGTTTAGAGATACTGTAAAACATGCGTCTGACATCCTCTCACACACCATCTCACCCATGGTGATGGACGCCAAGGCTGTGGCTGGGAACATACAAGACAAAG GCCTACAGAAAGCATATTTGGACTCTTGTCAAAGGATCTTGGCTGCAGTGGGAAAAGTCAGAGAAGCCTTCCAGCCTCAGGAACCAGACTTCCCGCCTCCGCCTCCTGACCTGGACCAGCTCCAT GTTAGTGATGAACAGGCTCCACCTAAACCCCCGCTGCCGGAGGGTGAGTTGCCTCCACCCCGTCCTCCTCCCCCGGAGGAGAAGGACGAGGAGTTCCCGGAGCAGAAGGTCGGCGAGGTGCTCAGCGAACCCATGATGGTGGCGGCCAGGCAACTGCATGACGAAGCGCGCAAGTGGTCAAGCAAA GGTAATGACATCATAGCAGCAGCCAAGCGGATGGCTCTGCTGATGGCTGAAATGTCTCGGCTGGTGCGTGGCGGGAGCGGAAACAAGCGAGCGCTGATTCAGTGCGCAAAAGACATTGCCAAGGCCTCGGATGAGGTGACGAGACTGGCTAAAGAAGTGGCCAAGCAGTGCACAGACAGACGCATCAGGACGAATCTGCTGCAG GTTTGTGAACGAATTCCCACCATCAGCACTCAGCTGAAGATCCTTTCCACTGTCAAAGCTACCATGCTGGGACGGACAAACATTAGCGAAGAGGAGTCAGAGCAG GCTACGGAGATGTTGGTTCACAACGCCCAGAATTTGATGCAGTCTGTAAAGGAGACAGTGCGAGAAGCAGAAGCTGCCTCCATTAAAATCCGCACAGATGCAGGATTCACCCTCCGCTGGGTGCGCAAGACGCCCTGGTACCAATGA
- the LOC114137923 gene encoding vinculin-like isoform X2, translating into MPVFHTKTIESILEPVAQQISHLVIMHEEGEVDGKAIPDLSVPVAAVQAAVSNLVRVGKETVQTTEDQVMKRDMPPAFIKVENSCSKLVQAAQMLKADPYSVPARDYLIDGSRGILSGTSDLLLTFDEAEVRKIIRVCKGILEYLTVAEVVETMEDLITYTKNLGPGMTKMSKMIEERQQELTHQEHRQMLVSSMNTIKELLPVLISAIKIFVATKSSRGAGIEEAEKNRRFTFEKMSAEINEIIRVLQLTTWDEDAWANKDMEALKRSLALIESKMAQAKSWLKDPQGQPGDPGEVALRVILDEAGKVGELCAGRERKDILATTRALGQMTDQIGDLRVRGQGQTPGCMQRAGQCLQGLDLLFGKVDSAARRLEALINSKQAIARRLDAAQAWLADPNGGPEGEENIRALLAEAKRIADLCEDPKERDDILRSINEIAGLTARLMELRKQGKGDSPEARALAKQIGAALLNLQSKTNRAVANMRPAKPAVTLEGKMEQALRWVNNPGVDDRGVECERIEWNTGQAAIRGMVGEGKRLAGGLLGPYRQDMVGRCDRTEGLMTALADMASRGEAEAPHARAAAAQLQDTLKDLRQHMQEVMTQEVSDVFSDTTTPVKLLAVAATAPPDAPNRQEVFEERAGNFETHAGRLGATAEKAAAVGTANKSTVEGIHAAVKHARELTPQVTSAARILLKNPGNKAAYEHFDTMKNQWIDNVERLTGLVDEAIDTKSLLDASEEAIKKDIDKCRVAMANVQPQMLVAGATSIARRANRVLLVAKREVENSEDPRFRDTVKHASDILSHTISPMVMDAKAVAGNIQDKGLQKAYLDSCQRILAAVGKVREAFQPQEPDFPPPPPDLDQLHVSDEQAPPKPPLPEGELPPPRPPPPEEKDEEFPEQKVGEVLSEPMMVAARQLHDEARKWSSKPEDEEAVEEREVDDEDEFTDGEDDYEPELLMMPSNQPVNQPILAAAQSLHQEARKWSSKGNDIIAAAKRMALLMAEMSRLVRGGSGNKRALIQCAKDIAKASDEVTRLAKEVAKQCTDRRIRTNLLQVCERIPTISTQLKILSTVKATMLGRTNISEEESEQATEMLVHNAQNLMQSVKETVREAEAASIKIRTDAGFTLRWVRKTPWYQ; encoded by the exons ATGCCGGTGTTTCACACCAAgaccattgagagcatcctggAGCCGGTGGCCCAGCAGATCTCCCACCTGGTCATCATGCATGAGGAGGGGGAGGTGGATGGGAAAGCCATCCCGGACCTGTCGGTGCCGGTGGCCGCGGTGCAGGCGGCTGTGAGCAACCTTGTGCGG GTGGGGAAGGAAACTGTTCAAACCACAGAGGACCAGGTGATGAAGAGAGACATGCCTCCTGCTTTTATTAA GGTGGAGAACTCGTGCTCGAAGCTCGTTCAGGCAGCTCAGATGCTTAAGGCAGATCCATACTCTGTTCCTGCGAGGGATTACCTGATCGATGGATCCAGAGGAATTCTGTCTGGAACGAGTGACCTACTCCTTACCTTTGATGAAGCAGAG GTGCGTAAGATAATCCGTGTGTGTAAAGGTATCCTCGAGTATTTGACAGTAGCTGAAGTGGTGGAGACCATGGAAGATCTCATCACTTACACAAAAAATCTCGGACCAG GCATGACGAAGATGTCAAAGATGATTGAGGAGCGGCAGCAGGAGCTGACCCACCAAGAGCACCGACAGATGCTCGTCAGCTCCATGAACACCATCAAGGAGCTGCTGCCTGTTCTCATCTCAG CTATAAAGATTTTTGTGGCAACCAAAAGCAGCCGAGGAGCCGGCATTGAGGAGGCTGAGAAGAACCGAAGGTTTACGTTTGAGAAGATGAGCGCCGAAATCAACGAGATCATCAGAGTCTTACAGCTCACCACGTGGGATGAAGACGCCTGGGCAAACAAG GACATGGAGGCCCTGAAAAGATCTCTGGCTTTGATTGAATCAAAGATGGCACAGGCTAAAAGCTGGCTCAAAGACCCACAGGGACAGCCAG GAGACCCTGGCGAGGTGGCGCTGCGTGTCATTCTGGACGAAGCTGGTAAGGTGGGAGAGCTGTGCGCTGGGAGGGAGAGGAAGGACATACTGGCAACCACCAGGGCTCTGGGGCAGATGACTGACCAGATTGGAGATCTGCGTGTCAG AGGCCAGGGCCAGACTCCAGGGTGCATGCAGCGCGCAGGCCAGTGCTTACAGGGCTTAGATCTGCTCTTTGGCAAAGTGGACAGTGCTGCTCGGAGACTAGAGGCTCTAATCAACTCAAAGCAGGCCATTGCCAGGAGGCTGGATGCTGCCCAG GCATGGTTGGCCGATCCTAATGGTGGTCCTGAGGGAGAGGAGAACATCCGAGCGCTTCTAGCGGAGGCCAAACGCATCGCAGACCTCTGTGAAGACCCCAAGGAGAGGGACGACATCCTGCGCTCCATAAACGAGATAGCAGGACTCACCGCCCGGCTCATGGAGCTGCGCAAACA GGGTAAAGGCGACAGCCCAGAGGCCCGAGCTCTGGCAAAGCAGATTGGAGCGGCTCTGCTAAACCTGCAGTCCAAGACCAACCGGGCGGTGGCCAACATGAGACCAGCAAAGCCTGCTGtcacgctggagggcaaaatgGAGCAGGCTCTGCGCTGGGTGAATAATCCCGGGGTGGATGACAGAGGCGTAG AGTGTGAGAGGATAGAGTGGAACACAG GCCAGGCAGCAATCAGAGGAATGGTTGGAGAAGGGAAGAGGCTGGCGGGAGGCCTGTTGGGTCCGTACCGGCAGGACATGGTCGGGCGCTGCGACCGAACAGAGGGGCTGATGACAGCTTTGGCAGACATGGCAAGCAGGGGAGAGGCTGAGGCTCCTCATGCCCGAGCCGCAGCGGCACAACTTCAGGACACCCTCAAG GACCTGAGGCAGCATATGCAGGAGGTGATGACCCAGGAGGTATCCGATGTTTTCAGCGACACCACCACCCCCGTCAAGCTGCTGGCGGTGGCTGCAACTGCTCCTCCTGATGCGCCCAACAGGCAGGAG GTCTTTGAAGAACGTGCAGGGAACTTTGAAACCCATGCTGGACGACTGGGAGCAACCGCAGAGAAGGCCGCCGCTGTGGGAACGGCGAATAAGAGCACAGTGGAGGGAATTCATGCTGCCGTGAAACATGCCAGGGAGCTGACGCCACAG GTGACTTCTGCTGCTCGGATCTTGCTAAAAAATCCAGGAAACAAAGCAGCCTATGAGCACTTTGACACCATGAAGAACCAGTGGATTGACAATGTGGAGAGACTGACCG GTCTGGTCGACGAAGCCATAGACACCAAATCCTTGTTGGATGCTTCTGAGGAAGCCATTAAAAAAGACATTGACAAGTGCCGAGTTGCCATGGCAAACGTTCAGCCCCAAATGCTCGTTGCCGGGGCAACAAGCATAGCGAGACGAGCTAACCGGGTCTTGTTGGTGGCCAAGAGGGAAGTGGAGAACTCTGAAGATCCCCGGTTTAGAGATACTGTAAAACATGCGTCTGACATCCTCTCACACACCATCTCACCCATGGTGATGGACGCCAAGGCTGTGGCTGGGAACATACAAGACAAAG GCCTACAGAAAGCATATTTGGACTCTTGTCAAAGGATCTTGGCTGCAGTGGGAAAAGTCAGAGAAGCCTTCCAGCCTCAGGAACCAGACTTCCCGCCTCCGCCTCCTGACCTGGACCAGCTCCAT GTTAGTGATGAACAGGCTCCACCTAAACCCCCGCTGCCGGAGGGTGAGTTGCCTCCACCCCGTCCTCCTCCCCCGGAGGAGAAGGACGAGGAGTTCCCGGAGCAGAAGGTCGGCGAGGTGCTCAGCGAACCCATGATGGTGGCGGCCAGGCAACTGCATGACGAAGCGCGCAAGTGGTCAAGCAAA CCTGAGGATGAGGAGGCAGTAGAGGAGAGGGAGGTAGATGATGAAGATGAGTTTACTGATGGTGAGGATGACTATGAGCCAGAGCTGCTGATGATGCCGTCCAACCAGCCTGTCAATCAGCCCATTCTGGCAGCTGCCCAGTCTCTCCACCAGGAGGCTCGCAAGTGGTCCAGCAAG GGTAATGACATCATAGCAGCAGCCAAGCGGATGGCTCTGCTGATGGCTGAAATGTCTCGGCTGGTGCGTGGCGGGAGCGGAAACAAGCGAGCGCTGATTCAGTGCGCAAAAGACATTGCCAAGGCCTCGGATGAGGTGACGAGACTGGCTAAAGAAGTGGCCAAGCAGTGCACAGACAGACGCATCAGGACGAATCTGCTGCAG GTTTGTGAACGAATTCCCACCATCAGCACTCAGCTGAAGATCCTTTCCACTGTCAAAGCTACCATGCTGGGACGGACAAACATTAGCGAAGAGGAGTCAGAGCAG GCTACGGAGATGTTGGTTCACAACGCCCAGAATTTGATGCAGTCTGTAAAGGAGACAGTGCGAGAAGCAGAAGCTGCCTCCATTAAAATCCGCACAGATGCAGGATTCACCCTCCGCTGGGTGCGCAAGACGCCCTGGTACCAATGA